Proteins encoded by one window of Haematobia irritans isolate KBUSLIRL chromosome 2, ASM5000362v1, whole genome shotgun sequence:
- the LOC142227130 gene encoding PAT complex subunit CCDC47 — MKLHILFMVCCVLATYIVSPSSASSFEDSDFAEFEDFDSDDEFVEVPVVGSNSKEVPVTVKEKEQVKIVPAQDDEEDGIVEDEDEFFKDDEEFEGFDGDSDSKETVGKKAPEPKLTVAKIPMHFRTHWDSYWMEMLMLAGLLVYFTNFFAGKAKNAKLAHLWYTTHKGLLDDNFVLVGDDGKVDNENPGLMKESESLYTLWCSGRTCCEGMLVELKMIKRQDLVSLVAGLMRPQQDQLHIKVDLTRGVMDPFVFCVGTKKTITKSFKEYADLSKYCTLVSKPETRYNVPSGFSVLSEIPEATSAILENRIITALSRYQQYIDYIHISDQYSGPIQQEDANNLKQPETKPVLMAGFNLPKNGDMESVKPLLILIFYLMERLKVYRLSKEGQQKAEKNRSRVEEEFLKSTHAARAEAAAQRREDKRKQEKERIMAEDDPEKQRRWEAKEQKRQAKKKPKMKRLAVKAL, encoded by the exons TGAATTTGTCGAGGTTCCAGTTGTTGGATCCAATTCGAAAGAAGTTCCAGTCACCGTCAAAGAAAAAGAACAAGTAAAGATAGTACCGGCCCAGGATGATGAGGAGGATGGTATAGTAGAAGATGAGGATGAGTTCTTCAAAGACGATGAAGAATTTGAGGGCTTTGATGGCGATAGTGATAGTAAAGAGACCGTGGGCAAAAAGGCTCCGGAACCTAAATTGACGGTAGCCAAAATTCCTATGCATTTCAG AACTCATTGGGATTCCTATTGGATGGAAATGCTTATGTTAGCCGGTCTCTTGGTTTATTTCACAAACTTCTTCGCTGGTAAAGCTAAAAACGCCAAACTAGCCCATTTGTGGTACACCACCCACAAAGGTCTGCTCGATGACAATTTTGTGCTGGTGGGTGACGATGGCAAAGTGGATAATGAAAATCCAGGCCTGATGAAAGAAAGTGAAAGCCTATATACATTATGGTGCTCTGGTCGAACCTGTTGTGAGGGCATGTTGGTAGAGCTGAAAATGATTAAACGCCAAGACTTGGTATCATTAGTTGCGGGTCTAATGCGACCCCAACAAGATCAATTGCACATTAAAGTTGATCTGACCCGTGGTGTAATGGATCCATTTGTATTCTGTGTGGGAACTAAGAAGACAATTACAAAATCCTTTAAGGAATATGCCGATTTG AGCAAATATTGTACTCTAGTCAGTAAACCGGAGACACGTTATAATGTCCCATCTGGTTTTAGTGTACTTTCGGAAATCCCCGAAGCCACCTCTGCCATACTTGAGAATCGTATTATAACGGCCCTAAGTAGATATCAACAATACATAGACTATATTCATATCTCCGACCAATACAGTGGTCCCATACAACAAGAAGATGCCAATAATTTAAAACAACCTGAAACCAAACCAGTACTTATGGCTGGCTTTAACTTACCTAAGAATGGAGACATGGAATCTGTTAAGCCATTATTGATactcattttttatttaatggaaCGTCTTAAAGTTTATCGTTTATCCAAAGAG GGTCAACAAAAGGCCGAAAAGAATCGTAGTCGTGTCGAAGAAGAATTCTTGAAGAGCACCCATGCTGCTAGGGCCGAAGCTGCTGCCCAACGCCGTGAAGATAAACGTAAACAGGAGAAAGAACGTATAATGGCCGAGGATGATCCAGAAAAGCAGCGCCGTTGGGAGGCTAAAGAGCAAAAACGTCAAGCCAAAAAGAAACCGAAGATGAAACGTTTGGCTGTCAAGGCTCTTTAA
- the LOC142227129 gene encoding uncharacterized protein LOC142227129, translating into MASEQNQEAVEEITEAPSTVPEETITEEQIEGLSTHEMSPAEEELAALLAIEEDEEGEDYSKLGSSDDPERARNYKEYKRLEKEIRCQNTTIKEIKSNIAEIECKSCLTKCDENRLKELYKCMEQETKKLNCLAKKAMRLQNFGSHRHYKEIELVQPFIEKQMPPLTLICEQIQGPTSMGINSKSRKRAWRASGGDTTSDIEKSCSYGDEKEYCEQQKLMNEIMATLQSYTTACSGGDNKNRTKSHACEESTMCKLKQKMKSMQKTINKLNEEISQHERKGKSKRKSHSAHSACSTAPPTSCPSTKTRQFDELKDNYTYLLNEFTKKEAELKEITQRVKSNCGSGGSADSAEIKLLTSRVNDLKEEQIEFKCLMKEQSSQLDDYRKKYLTAQQKVEEQCAIIEKLNMCNKRIEKQINLEIKDIRCKFQEKLNELLQYPKLLENEQIKVAKLCKQKEDLENKLSIVCKELKNFKSSSGQNKRQAGDDSKSQLQKCQQDLEKTKKNFEEMQKQRDLFCEQLKQTQDDLNCLRSESAKIIARTNERNEIIKEKLQEHINCLEKQLAQCRATASLSVSDRECVIREMQGQLNTLSYSFDSAQKQIKTLRNHIAYMSNENCFQTKN; encoded by the exons atggctAGCGAACAAAATCAGGAGGCTGTAGAAGAAATAACCGAGGCCCCATCAACTGTTCCCGAAGAAACTATCACAGAGGAGCAAATTGAAGGTCTCAGTACCCATGAGATGAGCCCTGCCGAAGAGGAACTCGCAGCGCTTCTAGCTATCGAGGAAGATGAAGAAGGTGAGGATTATTCCAAGTTGGGTTCTTCGGATGACCCAGAAAGAGCACGCAACTATAAGGAATACAAAAGGCTAGAAAAAGAAATTCgttgtcaaaataccaccataaaagaaataaaatccaatatCGCCGAAATTGAGTGCAAATCCTGTCTTACCAAATGTGATGAAAATCGCCTAAAAGAACTCTATAAATGCATGGAACAGGAAACCAAAAAACTCAATTGTCTTGCTAAAAAGGCTATGCGTTTGCAGAATTTTGGTTCGCATAGACAttataaagaaatagaattggtCCAACCATTTATTGAGAAACAAATGCCTCCCTTAACTCTGATTTGTGAGCAGATACAAGGACCAACTTCCATGGGAATAAACTCTAAAAGTCGAAAGCGTGCATGGAGAGCTTCTGGTGGTGATACTACAAGCGACATAGAAAAGTCGTGTTCTTATGGAGATGAAAAAGAGTATTGCGAGCAACAGAAATTAATGAATGAAATTATGGCGACTTTACAATCTTACACAACTGCTTGTAGTGGAGGCGACAATAAGAACAGGACCAAATCTCATGCATGCGAAGAGTCTACCATGTGTAAGCTAAAGCAAAAAATGAAAAGTATGCAAAAgactataaataaattaaatgaggAGATTTCCCAACATGAGCGGAAGGGCAAAAGCAAACGAAAATCTCATTCAGCTCATTCTGCATGTTCTACTGCTCCACCTACTTCATGTCCTTCAACAAAAACGCGTCAATTCGATGAGTTGAAGGATAATTACACATATCTTCTGAATGAGTTCACAAAAAAGGAAGCTGAATTGAAGGAAATTACTCAaag AGTCAAATCGAATTGTGGCTCAGGTGGATCGGCCGATTCTGCCGAAATAAAATTACTCACAAGTCGTGTTAATGATCTGAAAGAGGAACAAATCGAATTCAAATGCTTGATGAAAGAACAATCAAGTCAACTGGATGATTATCGCAAAAAATATCTAACAGCCCAACAGAAGGTGGAAGAACAGTGTGCcataattgaaaaattgaatatGTGTAACAAACGTATagagaaacaaataaatttggaaatcAAAGATATACGATGCAAATTTCAAGAGAAACTCAACGAATTATTACAATATCCCAAACTTCTGGAGAATGAACAAATCAAAGTGGCAAAACTTTGTAAACAAAAAGaagatttggaaaataaattgtcCATCGTTTGTAAAGAGTTGAAGAATTTCAAAAGTTCATCAGGTCAAAATAAACGGCAGGCTGGTGATGATTCTAAGTCGCAGCTACAGAAGTGTCAACAAGATTTGGAAAAGACCAAAAAGAACTTTGAAGAAATGCAAAAGCAACGTGATTTATTTTGCGAGCAATTGAAACAAACACAAGACGATTTGAATTGTCTACGCTCGGAGTCCGCAAAGATTATTGCACGAACCAATGAACGCAATGAAATAATCAAAGAAAAACTTCAAGAACATATTAATTGTTTGGAAAAGCAATTAGCCCAATGTAGGGCCACAGCCAGTTTATCTGTGAGTGATCGAGAATGTGTCATACGTGAAATGCAAGGCCAATTGAATACCCTGTCGTACAGCTTCGATTCTGCCCAGAAGCAAATAAAAACCCTACGCAATCACATAGCCTATATGTCCAATGAGAATTGCTTCCAAACGAAAAATTAA